The Cyclobacteriaceae bacterium DNA segment AGCAACAATTGATAAGGACTTTCTGAATTCAGTATGGAATGAGCAACAGTTGGGTAAGCTATCAAATAGTATTTTTTTTCGGCTACAATTTAGCGGTGAAATTGATACACCTTCTGGTATTCTTGATAGCCCCTTTAAAACTTATACTTTTAAAAAATTAAAGGATTTTAAATCTAACTTTAGACCATTTCTTAATCCTCCATTTGGTGAAAATATTCCCTCCTTACTGATCTCAAATAAAGGATACCAAGAAAGGATACGGACAATCTTTAAAGCGAAGGGCTTTAGACTTATGCTAAAGCCAACCGAAAATGACTTTAGTATGGCAAAAGATGTTAATGATGAACTCTATGCCTATCCCTATCAATCAATTTCAGAGACCCTTCAAAGAATCATTTTCTACACGTTGATAATCGAAACAAATAAAGGCTCTGTATTAGTTTTAGATGAGCCTGAATCAAATACATTCCCAATGTACACCAAACAGCTTGCTGAGTTGATTGCTTTTGATTCCCAAAATCAATATTTCATAGCTACGCACAATCCTTATTTACTAGATTCATTGATAAGTAAAACTCCAATTGAGGAGTTAGCCGTTTTTGTGACTACTATGGAAGATTATCAAACAAAGGTTCATCAAATATCACCAAGCAGGCTCTCTGAACTTCTTAACAAAGGTGTTGATTTTTACTTTAACCTTGATAAGCTGCTCGATTAATGGATATTGTAGTAGAATGTAAACCAGATGAGGCCTTAGTAAGAGCCTTAGGCTTCACCAAGAAAAATGTAACACATCAACCAAGCAAAGCGAGGGTATTGAGTTATTTAGATCGAAATCGTGGAGCTATTGGGATTGTTGATGAAGATCCGGGTACCGCAAATGCTGGTTATTTTTCGAAATACACAAAAATATCCGAGGCTAAATTTGATATTGAAGAATGGTCTGTCACAAAAATGCAAATTCGCTTAATCATTATTAAGCCAAGGCTTGAGGAGTGGATAATTAGGCAAGCGAATTCATCAAAAATCGATTTACGAGATTATTCACTGGAGCCTGATGGTTATCATCTACATAAAATTATAAACGAAAAGTTGGATAAATTTGAAGCTTTATTGACAGATCTACTTAAAGAGAAAAACCAAGGTTTAGTGCATTTAAAAAGCATTATCTCTTCTGGTAATTATTAGTATCGAGCAATTTATTAAGATAGAATTGCACAGCAGCCATTAGGTTTTCCAAGACTTCATTTACTGTCTTGCCATGAGCATGCCAATCTGGATTGTTAAGGCGTCATGCATTAAATTCTGTCCCGTCTTTTCTACTTTAAAGGTGAATGGACAATTACTCATTAAGTGTGTCCATAATTCATTACCCACTCATTTCTCATACGTTTTTGAGCAACAAGAGCATCTTCTTTCCACCTAACAAGACCACAAAACTTTCGAGCATCGAGCCGCTTTTTCTTTGATAAGCGTTCAACAGCTTTGGCTAAATCTTCCTTCTTTATTCTTCTGCTGATATGAATAGTCTTACCCATGACGATAAAGATCTTAGTCAAAGATAAACATTTATCCCATCAAAGTTCCAACTCAATCGTCTCCCCTACACCAAAGGCTTTACCGCCTTTTGAATCGTTGGGTTTATCCGTTTTCTTTTGCCGAGGTTTTTTAGTCTCGTCTTTACCTACTTCTTCTTTGCTTTTTTCTTGCTGACTTTTGCTTTCCCCGAAGAGGCTTGCCTGCTCGACTTTTTGCTTGGCTTTTTTGTTGCTTTGGTTGCTGTCTTCCTGGCTTTGCCTTTTGGGCTCTTCGAAGAGGCTGGCTTGCTCGGGCTCCGTTTCCTCTTTTTTTTTTCCCCGATAGCTATCGGGGTCAATACCCTTTCCGGTTTCGGTCGCCTCGGTGTCGTCAGCTTCGTCAGGTGTTTGGTCCTCAGGTTCGTCAGGCAAATGCACCTTGGTTATCTTAAACTGACTGAGTCGGTTGCCCAGAGCTTTCCACCCTTTCACATCCACCACATCCTCCAGGTTAACTACCTCGGTAACCTTCTTTTTGTCCTTTCCTTTACTTAACTCAAGTTCAATTTCAGGTGTATCGCTTGTAGTTACCAATACTAAGCGAGAGCCGATAGTTTCAGAGATAAACCCAAATTCTTTATCGACTGTACTGGTTTCAATCAAAAATCGTTTCACCATATGCTGCTTCGACTCCCCATCGATGTACACGGCCGAGATCACTTTCTTGGGATTGAACTTCTCCACGGCCAACGTTTTCTCCGGATCGAAACGGGTGGTGATGTCGTACCCGGTAATGCGATAGGAACCGTTGCGCAGGAAGGTAATGATCTGATCCTCGCCTGCAAACTTACCGAGGTATTTGCCGCGCTCATCTTTGTTCAATCTACCGGCATCAGCATCGTACCACAAATTCAGTTTGCCTAAAGTTGAAGTACCCGCTTGCAGGAAGTCGACTTTACGGATGGGATACTTGGTAAGAATGTTACCACGCGCACCACGACCTTTCACTTCCAGATCGGCAAAATCAAATTCAAATATTTTTTTACGCGCTGTACTCGACTGCGATAACTTCACTTCAACAATCTCTGCTTCACCGTTCGGGTTACCTGTTACGTAATGAATCTTCGAGTTCGGATGACCTTGCGTGAGGTCATATTCTTTATCACGGATAACGCCCGGCATGGTGAAGCGCTTCACAAAACCTTTTCCGGATTTGCCATCGGAATAAATCAGGTTATACACCATGCGGTCATCCCCTTTCTTCCACACACCCACATACAAAATATCTTTACCCATAAAGACTTTCTCCGAGATGCGGCTCACCAGCGCCTTACCATCTTTGCGGATGGCAATGATGTCATCCAGTTCGGAGCAATCGCATACAAACTCATCGCGCTTTAATCCATAACCTACAAAGCCATCCGAACGGTTTACATACAACTTCTGGTTGATGGCAATTACTTCCGTTGCGGTTACCGACTGGAAGCTCTTGATCTCTGTTTTGCGTTCCCGACCTTTACCATATTTATCCAACAGATTCTGGTAATACGAAATCGCGTAATCGGTCAGGTGCTTCAGGTGGTGTTCCGTTTCCTTCAGCTGCTTTTCCAAATCTTTAAGCAACTCATCAGCCTTGAATGAATCGTAGCGGGAAATGCGCTTAATCTTGATCTCCGTAAGGCGAACAATGTCATCCGTGGTGATTTCTCTATAAAACTTCTTTTTATGGGGTTTCAGGCCTTTATCGATGGTAGAAATCACTTCCTCCCAGCTTTCGCATTCTTCAATGTCGCGGTAAATTCGGTTTTCGATGAAGATCTTCTCCAATGACGAAAACAGGATTTTCTCCTTCAATTCGGCCTTTCTGATCTCCAACTCCTGTTTCAGCAGCTTTACCGTTTGCTGGGTGTTGTATTTCAGGATGTCGTTTACGCTCATGAATTGCGGTTTGTCTTCCACAATCACGCATGCGTTGGGCGAAATGCTGATTTCGCAATCTGTAAAGGCATACAGGGCATCCATGGCCACTTCAGGCGACTGCCCCGGCTGCAGGTTAATCTGAATTTCTACATCCTTGGCGGTATTATCCACCACCTGCTTTACCTTAATCTGCCCCTTCTCACTGGCTTTTACGATGGATTCCATCAAAGAAGTAGTGGTGGTAGCAAACGGTATCTCCCTGATTACAAGTGTCTTTTTATCGGCTATTTCAATTTTTGCACGCACCTTTATTTTTCCACCACGCAATCCCTGGTTGTATTCAGAAAAATCGGCAATACCGCCCGTTGGGAAGTCCGGATAGATTTTAGGGTTCTTGCCTTTCAGTACATCAATGGAAGCTTTGATCAGCTCACAGAAGTTGTGGGGAAGGATTTTAGTAGAAAGGCCCACCGCAATACCTTCAACACCTTGTGCCAATAGCAACGGAAACTTAACCGGAAGCGTAACGGGCTCTTTTTTACGGCCATCGTACGAAAGCTGCCATTCCGTTGTCTGGGCGTTGTACACCACATCCAACGCAAATTTGGAAAGACGGGCTTCAATGTAGCGAGGTGCAGCAGCGCTATCGCCTGTGCGTACATCGCCCCAGTTACCCTGGGTTTCAATTAGTATGTCCTTCTGACCGATGTTTACAATCGCCTCCCCGATGGCTGCATCCCCATGCGGGTGATATTGCATGGTATTACCGATTACGTTTGCCACTTTGTTGAAGCGGCCATCGTCCATCTCCTTCAGTGAGTGCATGATCCTGCGCTGCACGGGTTTGAAGCCATCTTCAATGCGCGGTACGGCACGCTCCAGAATTACATATGAGGCATAATCGAGGAACCAATCCTGGTACAGGCCATCCACACCAATGGAAATGATCCCATCCTTGTCCTTTTTGCTTTTGCCTTTTACTTCAGGTGCTTTTACAGCTTTCTTTTTCTTGCTCATCTCTTACGACAGTACTTAAGCTTTTTCTTCTTTGCGGTAGCTTGGCGTCTTGGCGTCTCTGCGGTTCCGATTACATTCGGATATTTTAACCGCAAAGTCGCGGAGGCGCTAAGCTGGTTCCTCTAATTCTTCTTCAAGGGATTCAACTTTATCCAGTTCAATCCTCAGGTTATCAATGATGAAATCCTGACGATCGGGTGTGTTTTTACCCATGTAAAACTCCAGCACCTCGCGCAAGTGACTGTCTTTGTCTAA contains these protein-coding regions:
- a CDS encoding AAA family ATPase yields the protein MISNLKIKNFKSIKSLNIETKRINVFIGEHNSGKSNILEALTWFSVNALDQRVFPEIFRFKTATDFFYDFDASNPIEISTSKFNFILRYARNTNGALLNHLEGLIYPATIDKDFLNSVWNEQQLGKLSNSIFFRLQFSGEIDTPSGILDSPFKTYTFKKLKDFKSNFRPFLNPPFGENIPSLLISNKGYQERIRTIFKAKGFRLMLKPTENDFSMAKDVNDELYAYPYQSISETLQRIIFYTLIIETNKGSVLVLDEPESNTFPMYTKQLAELIAFDSQNQYFIATHNPYLLDSLISKTPIEELAVFVTTMEDYQTKVHQISPSRLSELLNKGVDFYFNLDKLLD
- a CDS encoding DNA gyrase/topoisomerase IV subunit A, which codes for MSKKKKAVKAPEVKGKSKKDKDGIISIGVDGLYQDWFLDYASYVILERAVPRIEDGFKPVQRRIMHSLKEMDDGRFNKVANVIGNTMQYHPHGDAAIGEAIVNIGQKDILIETQGNWGDVRTGDSAAAPRYIEARLSKFALDVVYNAQTTEWQLSYDGRKKEPVTLPVKFPLLLAQGVEGIAVGLSTKILPHNFCELIKASIDVLKGKNPKIYPDFPTGGIADFSEYNQGLRGGKIKVRAKIEIADKKTLVIREIPFATTTTSLMESIVKASEKGQIKVKQVVDNTAKDVEIQINLQPGQSPEVAMDALYAFTDCEISISPNACVIVEDKPQFMSVNDILKYNTQQTVKLLKQELEIRKAELKEKILFSSLEKIFIENRIYRDIEECESWEEVISTIDKGLKPHKKKFYREITTDDIVRLTEIKIKRISRYDSFKADELLKDLEKQLKETEHHLKHLTDYAISYYQNLLDKYGKGRERKTEIKSFQSVTATEVIAINQKLYVNRSDGFVGYGLKRDEFVCDCSELDDIIAIRKDGKALVSRISEKVFMGKDILYVGVWKKGDDRMVYNLIYSDGKSGKGFVKRFTMPGVIRDKEYDLTQGHPNSKIHYVTGNPNGEAEIVEVKLSQSSTARKKIFEFDFADLEVKGRGARGNILTKYPIRKVDFLQAGTSTLGKLNLWYDADAGRLNKDERGKYLGKFAGEDQIITFLRNGSYRITGYDITTRFDPEKTLAVEKFNPKKVISAVYIDGESKQHMVKRFLIETSTVDKEFGFISETIGSRLVLVTTSDTPEIELELSKGKDKKKVTEVVNLEDVVDVKGWKALGNRLSQFKITKVHLPDEPEDQTPDEADDTEATETGKGIDPDSYRGKKKEETEPEQASLFEEPKRQSQEDSNQSNKKAKQKVEQASLFGESKSQQEKSKEEVGKDETKKPRQKKTDKPNDSKGGKAFGVGETIELEL